A single Sciurus carolinensis chromosome 15, mSciCar1.2, whole genome shotgun sequence DNA region contains:
- the LOC124965433 gene encoding transcription initiation factor TFIID subunit 13 yields MADEEEDPTFEEENEEIGGGAEGGQGKRKRLFSKELRCMMYGFGDDQNPYTESVDILEDLVIEFITEMTHKAMSIGRQGRVQVEDIVFLIRKDPRKFARVKDLLTMNEELKRARKAFDEANYGS; encoded by the coding sequence ATGGCAGATGAGGAAGAAGACCCGACCTTtgaggaggaaaatgaagaaattggagGAGGTGCAGAAGGTGGGCAGGGTAAAAGAAAGAGACTTTTTTCTAAAGAATTACGATGTATGATGTATGGGTTTGGGGATGACCAGAACCCTTACACTGAGTCAGTGGATATTCTTGAAGACCTTGTCATAGAGTTCATCACTGAAATGACTCACAAGGCAATGTCAATTGGAAGACAAGGTCGAGTACAAGTTGAAGATATCGTCTTCTTGATTCGAAAGGACCCAAGGAAGTTTGCTAGGGTTAAAGACTTGCTTACTATGAATGAAGAGTTGAAACGAGctagaaaagcatttgatgaagCAAACTATGGATCTTGA